CGGCCGGGAGAGGCCGTTCGCTCTGCCGGGCGGCTGGACTGCGGGGGTGCCGTTCCCGAGCGAGAGAGTGAGATCCGCGTGTACGCCATCGTGCGCAGCGGTGGTCGCCAGCACAAGGTTGCTGTCGGCGACATCGTTGAGGTTGACAAGATTTCCACTGCCAAGGTTGGCGACACGGTCGAGCTCTCGACCCTGCTCGTTGTCGACGGCGACGCTGTGACCAGCGACCCGTGGGTCCTGGCCGGCATCAAGGTCCAGGCCGAGGTCGTGGACCACCACAAGGGCGTCAAGATCGACATCCTTCGCTACAAGAACAAGACCGGCTACCGCCGTCGTCAGGGCCACCGCCAGCAGTACACGGCGATCAAGGTCACTGAGATCCCCGCGGCTGCGAAGTAAGGGACTGAGGAGAGATGGCACACAAGAAGGGCGCATCGTCCACCCGTAACGGTCGTGACTCCAACGCTCAGCGCCTCGGCGTGAAGCGCTTCGGTGGTCAGGTCGTCAACGCGGGCGAGATCCTGGTCCGCCAGCGCGGCACCCACTTCCACCCGGGTGCGGGCGTCGGCCGCGGCGGCGACGACACGCTGTTCGCGCTGAACGCCGGTGCGGTGCAGTTCGGCACCCACCGTGGCCGCAAGGTCGTGAACATCGTTCCGGTCGCCTGAGCTCGGGCTCAGACCGAACTTTTCGCGAGGCGGACCTCACTTCCCTGGTGGGAAGGCGGGTCCGCCTTTCGCGTGTTACGCCAGTAGTACCCATACGCTTTTGGAGGCACTGACCATGACCACCTTCGTGGACCGCGTCGAACTGCATGTCGCCGCGGGTAACGGAGGTCACGGCTGTGCCTCCGTCCACCGTGAGAAGTTCAAGCCGCTCGGCGGACCCGACGGCGGGAACGGCGGCCGGGGCGGCGATGTGATCCTCACCGTCGACCAGTCCGTCACCACGCTGCTCGAGTACCACCACTCCCCGCACCGCAAGGCCACCAACGGCAAGCCCGGCGAGGGCGGCAACCGGTCCGGCAAGGACGGCCAGGACCTGGTCCTGCCGGTGCCGGACGGCACCGTCGTCCTGGACCGCCAGGGCAACGTCCTCGCCGACCTCGTCGGCCACGGCACCTCCTACGTCGCCGCCCAGGGCGGCCGCGGCGGCCTCGGCAACGCGGCGCTGGCCTCCGCCCGCCGCAAGGCCCCCGGCTTCGCGCTGCTTGGCGTCCCCGGCGACCTCCAGGACATCGTCCTGGAGCTCAAGACCGTCGCCGACGTGGCGCTGGTCGGCTACCCGAGCGCCGGCAAGTCCTCGCTGATCTCGGTGCTCAGCGCGGCCAAGCCGAAGATCGCCGACTACCCCTTCACCACGCTGGTCCCGAACCTGGGCGTGGTCACCGCCGGCGAGACCGTCTACACCATCGCCGACGTGCCGGGCCTGATCCCGGGCGCCAGCCAGGGCAAGGGCCTGGGCCTGGAGTTCCTGCGGCACGTGGAGCGGTGCAGTGTCCTCGTGCACGTCCTGGACACCGCCACGCTGGAGTCCGAGCGCGACCCGGTCTCCGACCTCGACATCATCGAGGCGGAGCTCAGGGAGTACGGCGGCCTCGACAACCGCCCCCGCATCGTCGTCCTGAACAAGATCGACGTACCGGACGGCAAGGACCTCGCCGACATGGTCCGGCCTGACCTGGAGGCGCGCGGCTACCGCGTCTTCGAGGTGTCCGCGGTCGCCCACATGGGGCTGAAGGAGCTGTCCTTCGCGCTGGCCGACCTGGTCGGCCGGGCGCGGGCCGCGAGGCCCAAGGAGGAGGCGACCCGCATCGTCATCCGGCCCAAGGCCGTGGACGACGCCGGCTTCACCGTGGTCCGCGAGGAGGACGGCCTCTTCCGGGTGCGCGGCGAGAAGCCGGAGCGCTGGGTGCGTCAGACCGACTTCAACAACGACGAGGCCGTCGGCTACCTCGCCGACCGCCTCAACCGCCTCGGTGTCGAGGAGGAGTTGATGAAGGCGGGCGCCCGTTCGGGTGACGGCGTCGCCATCGGCCCCGAGGACAACGCGGTCGTCTTCGACTGGGAGCCGACCGTCATGGCCGGCGCCGAGATGCTCGGCCGGCGTGGCGAGGACCACCGCTTCGAGGCACCCCGGCCCGCCGCGCAGCGCCGCCGCGACAAGCAGGCCGAACGGGACGAGGCCAGCCAGGAGTTCGACGACTTCGAGCCCTTCTGAGCCGACCGGCGGGCGTCCCGTAGCTCCGGGTGAACGCCGGGCGCCGTCCCGATGTGGCGCAGGACAACCAACCGCCCTTGCTGTGAGTCGTACCGGGCACATCTGTACGACCGTCACAGAAGGGATGCGGCATGCGCGTTCAACGAAGAGGGTGGCGTACGGCGCTTGCCGTGGCCCTGGCGCTCGGCGGTGTGGTCGCTCTGCCCGCGGTCGCGGGGGCCGCGCCGCACGAGGTACGGGACGACTTCAACGGGGACGGCTACGCCGACCTCGCGGTGGCCGCGCCCGACGGGACGGTGGGCGGCAGGGCGAAGGCCGGGTTCGTCGGCGTCCTGTACGGCTCGGCGAGCGGTCTGAAGGCGTCCACGAAGCGGGTGTTCAGCCAGAACACGGCAGGCGTGCCCGGTGGTTCCGAGGCGGGCGACCGCTTCGGCAGCGCGCTCACCACCGCCGACCTGGACCGGGACGGGTACACCGACCTGATCGTGGGGGTGGGCGGTGAGGACGGCGGCTCCGGGCGGGTGCAGGTCCTGTGGGGCGGCGCCCGCGGTCTGTCCGGCGGAGCGACCCTGGCCTCCGGCGCGGCCGGCGACCGGCTGGGCTCCGCGGGACACCTCGCGGCGGGTGACGTCGACGGGGACGGCGCGACCGATCTGCTGACCGCCGTGGACCGCTACGGCCTGGTGGCGACCGGCGGCCCCTTCAGCCGCTCCGGCGCGGCCGGCGGGGAACGCCAGGTGGTGAAGGACCGGTACCCCAGCCGGGTCCTCGACCTCGACGTCGGCGACCTCAACGGCGACGGGATCACCGACGTCGTGGCCGCCCAGACCGGCGAGACCTTCGACTCCCGGCGGATCGCGTACTGGTGGGGCACCAAGGACGGCCTCACGCCCTGGACCCTGGTCTGGGACATCGACGGCGCCACGCTCCAGGGCGGCGAGAACCTCGCCGTCGGGGACGTGAACCGGGACGGCTACGCCGACATCGTGGTGGGCCGGGCCGTCGACGGCTACGCGAGCGACTACGACGCCTACCGGGCCAAGGGCGGCCGGGTCACCTGGATACCCGGCACCTCGGGCGCCCCTGACGGAGTGAAGGAGCAGGCCGTCAACCAGGACAGCC
Above is a window of Streptomyces griseorubiginosus DNA encoding:
- the rplU gene encoding 50S ribosomal protein L21 encodes the protein MYAIVRSGGRQHKVAVGDIVEVDKISTAKVGDTVELSTLLVVDGDAVTSDPWVLAGIKVQAEVVDHHKGVKIDILRYKNKTGYRRRQGHRQQYTAIKVTEIPAAAK
- the rpmA gene encoding 50S ribosomal protein L27: MAHKKGASSTRNGRDSNAQRLGVKRFGGQVVNAGEILVRQRGTHFHPGAGVGRGGDDTLFALNAGAVQFGTHRGRKVVNIVPVA
- the obgE gene encoding GTPase ObgE, which encodes MTTFVDRVELHVAAGNGGHGCASVHREKFKPLGGPDGGNGGRGGDVILTVDQSVTTLLEYHHSPHRKATNGKPGEGGNRSGKDGQDLVLPVPDGTVVLDRQGNVLADLVGHGTSYVAAQGGRGGLGNAALASARRKAPGFALLGVPGDLQDIVLELKTVADVALVGYPSAGKSSLISVLSAAKPKIADYPFTTLVPNLGVVTAGETVYTIADVPGLIPGASQGKGLGLEFLRHVERCSVLVHVLDTATLESERDPVSDLDIIEAELREYGGLDNRPRIVVLNKIDVPDGKDLADMVRPDLEARGYRVFEVSAVAHMGLKELSFALADLVGRARAARPKEEATRIVIRPKAVDDAGFTVVREEDGLFRVRGEKPERWVRQTDFNNDEAVGYLADRLNRLGVEEELMKAGARSGDGVAIGPEDNAVVFDWEPTVMAGAEMLGRRGEDHRFEAPRPAAQRRRDKQAERDEASQEFDDFEPF
- a CDS encoding FG-GAP and VCBS repeat-containing protein, coding for MRVQRRGWRTALAVALALGGVVALPAVAGAAPHEVRDDFNGDGYADLAVAAPDGTVGGRAKAGFVGVLYGSASGLKASTKRVFSQNTAGVPGGSEAGDRFGSALTTADLDRDGYTDLIVGVGGEDGGSGRVQVLWGGARGLSGGATLASGAAGDRLGSAGHLAAGDVDGDGATDLLTAVDRYGLVATGGPFSRSGAAGGERQVVKDRYPSRVLDLDVGDLNGDGITDVVAAQTGETFDSRRIAYWWGTKDGLTPWTLVWDIDGATLQGGENLAVGDVNRDGYADIVVGRAVDGYASDYDAYRAKGGRVTWIPGTSGAPDGVKEQAVNQDSPGVPGTAEKGDRFGTDVQLADVNGDGYLDVVTGVPGEDLGTPTDPDAWRDAGSVVVLAGRADGLTGAGSHQVVTQNSPGVPGAAENGDAFGGAVHVGDANGDGLADVVAGAPGENAGAGSVWSFRSAGEHVVSPGGVPIPATVLGPNGTLTFGHSLLGTTAAKARLGSGFAN